The window TCGCCCCTCAGCCAGAAGCCGTTGACAACGATTCTGACCGCGGTGGTCAATCGGGGAACGGGAAAGAAGGCCGGGATCGAGGGCATTGAAATCGCCGGAAAAACCGGGACGGCCCGCAAGATCAAGGACGGGAAGTATACCACAACCTATGTTTCCTCCTTCGGCGGATTCTTTCCGGCCCGCCATCCGCAGGTGACCGTTTTCGTGATGATCGACGAGCCGCTGGGCATGTATTACGGCGGCGACGTGGCGGCGCCGTTGTTCAGGTCCATCGCGGCCAAAATCATGCCGTACCTTAATCTTTTTCCCGACCTGCCCGAGCGCAAGGAGATCACCCTGTGAAGTACCTGGACGAATTGCTCGGCAGGCAGGAGTCCCTGGCCTGGCGGGGCAATCTCCACGTCCCGGTCGC is drawn from Candidatus Aminicenantes bacterium and contains these coding sequences:
- a CDS encoding penicillin-binding transpeptidase domain-containing protein; translated protein: SPLSQKPLTTILTAVVNRGTGKKAGIEGIEIAGKTGTARKIKDGKYTTTYVSSFGGFFPARHPQVTVFVMIDEPLGMYYGGDVAAPLFRSIAAKIMPYLNLFPDLPERKEITL